One genomic segment of Pandoraea sputorum includes these proteins:
- a CDS encoding ABC transporter ATP-binding protein, giving the protein MASTHIIEATGLHKTFGSVTPAKDITVNIDAQSVVGLIGTNGAGKTTFVNMLTGYIKPDRGEIMFRGKRITGLAPRKITRLGIARSFQIPQLFGSQTARENIEIALAISGLSADLANESLARLGVLEFADMISGTLPEGVRKLLDIALAMVCKPEVLLLDEPTSGVAAEEKFDVMNRVLDAARALGITVLFVEHDMEIVRRYSDRVLAFCDGRILADGTPDVVLADPQVRELIIGETVAAAPTSGNMAGEVAHA; this is encoded by the coding sequence ATGGCATCGACACACATCATTGAGGCTACGGGCCTGCACAAGACCTTCGGGAGCGTGACGCCCGCGAAGGACATCACCGTCAACATCGACGCACAGAGCGTGGTCGGTCTGATCGGCACGAACGGCGCGGGCAAGACGACGTTCGTCAACATGCTCACGGGCTACATCAAGCCGGATCGCGGCGAGATCATGTTCCGTGGCAAGCGCATCACGGGCCTCGCACCGCGCAAGATCACGCGCCTGGGCATTGCGCGTTCGTTCCAGATTCCGCAATTGTTCGGCTCGCAGACTGCGCGCGAGAACATTGAGATTGCGCTGGCGATCTCGGGTTTGTCGGCGGATCTGGCGAACGAGAGTCTGGCGCGTCTGGGCGTGCTGGAGTTTGCCGACATGATCTCCGGCACGTTGCCCGAAGGCGTGCGCAAGCTGCTCGACATCGCACTCGCGATGGTCTGCAAACCGGAAGTCCTGCTGCTTGATGAGCCGACGTCGGGCGTCGCAGCGGAAGAGAAATTCGACGTGATGAATCGCGTGCTGGATGCTGCGCGTGCGCTCGGCATTACGGTGCTGTTCGTGGAGCACGACATGGAAATCGTGCGCCGCTACAGCGACCGCGTGCTGGCGTTCTGCGACGGCCGCATTCTGGCGGACGGCACACCGGATGTGGTGCTGGCCGACCCGCAGGTGCGCGAGTTGATCATTGGCGAGACGGTGGCCGCAGCGCCGACGTCGGGAAATATGGCTGGCGAGGTAGCCCATGCTTGA
- a CDS encoding acyl-homoserine-lactone synthase, whose protein sequence is MRVDVVTGAQMMPAMRAELARFRHRVFVERLGWRVPDQRAGDAASRGEEADEYDHEETVYITLRGPGEDIVGCARLLPATRRFLLKDHFHYLVDDLPAALSIGRPASNGRGANRVTSASNVLSEPFPPDDTACPSVWELSRFALSLPVAQSHSAIQGARELLRAAMFAALALGARRLIGVTYVSLARLFVQLGVPTHRLGECHRIDGRWVAAYRIDVDAITLAALGLTCATTPAADATLPVQSPASIPDPRQRHMTSRMAL, encoded by the coding sequence ATGCGAGTGGATGTTGTCACAGGTGCCCAGATGATGCCAGCGATGCGCGCAGAACTGGCGCGCTTCAGGCACCGGGTGTTTGTGGAGCGGCTCGGTTGGCGCGTGCCGGATCAGCGGGCTGGGGATGCCGCGTCGCGTGGCGAAGAGGCCGACGAATACGATCACGAGGAAACCGTGTACATAACGTTGCGCGGTCCGGGCGAGGACATCGTCGGCTGTGCCCGTCTGTTGCCCGCGACCCGCCGTTTCCTGTTGAAGGACCATTTCCACTATCTCGTCGACGACCTGCCCGCAGCTCTGTCGATCGGACGTCCTGCAAGCAACGGACGAGGCGCAAATCGGGTCACCAGCGCCAGCAATGTGCTCAGCGAACCGTTTCCGCCCGACGACACGGCTTGCCCCTCGGTGTGGGAGTTGTCGCGTTTCGCATTGTCGCTACCGGTTGCGCAGTCGCACAGTGCGATTCAGGGGGCGCGCGAACTGTTACGTGCCGCGATGTTCGCAGCCCTGGCGCTAGGGGCGAGACGCCTTATCGGCGTGACCTATGTCAGTCTGGCGCGGTTGTTCGTGCAATTGGGGGTGCCAACGCATCGGCTGGGGGAATGCCATCGCATCGACGGTCGGTGGGTGGCGGCCTATCGCATCGATGTCGATGCGATCACGCTCGCGGCGCTCGGCCTGACATGCGCGACAACACCTGCCGCCGATGCGACGCTGCCGGTGCAAAGCCCGGCGTCGATACCCGATCCGCGTCAACGCCACATGACAAGCCGTATGGCACTTTGA
- a CDS encoding branched-chain amino acid ABC transporter permease: MSSAICSQLRAPGTWLAVVGFVVIGAAGLALPQWQFLVSVALSKGIVALGLALLLRTGLASFGQALFFAVGAYCVGLGMNYYGLTELFALLAVSMIVSAVLALVLGFLLARYRDIFFAMLTLALSMICYGLLLNNVELGGSDGFNVNAPTLGSSAEPWQLTGTNLFAVGFIAAIVCVMAVAVYMRSTPGRLGPAIKDNEIRVEYLGTSARRNIHLTYVIAGALAGLGGALQAFNIGHIDPDMAFWTTSGEFVFIAVLSGTRFAFSPFIGALLLEVARAMAYRYAPNTWQIVMGAIMLAIIAFLPGGLTSLGLGRRKASASHPVTQTATAKVGASTDAA, translated from the coding sequence ATGAGTTCCGCAATCTGCTCCCAACTGCGCGCGCCCGGCACGTGGCTCGCGGTGGTCGGTTTCGTTGTCATCGGCGCAGCAGGTCTCGCCCTGCCCCAATGGCAATTTCTGGTCTCCGTGGCGTTGTCGAAGGGCATCGTCGCACTGGGTCTGGCGCTGCTGCTGCGCACAGGTCTCGCGTCGTTCGGTCAGGCGTTGTTCTTCGCGGTCGGCGCGTATTGCGTGGGCCTCGGCATGAACTACTACGGCCTCACAGAACTGTTCGCGCTGCTCGCCGTGTCGATGATCGTGTCGGCCGTGCTGGCCTTAGTGCTCGGCTTTTTGCTGGCGCGCTATCGCGACATCTTCTTCGCGATGCTCACGCTGGCGTTGTCGATGATCTGCTACGGCCTGCTGCTCAATAACGTCGAACTCGGCGGCAGCGACGGCTTCAACGTGAACGCCCCCACCCTCGGCAGCAGTGCCGAGCCGTGGCAACTCACGGGCACGAACCTGTTCGCGGTGGGCTTCATCGCCGCCATCGTGTGCGTGATGGCTGTGGCTGTGTACATGCGCTCCACGCCGGGACGTCTCGGCCCCGCGATCAAGGACAACGAGATCCGCGTGGAGTATCTGGGCACTTCCGCGCGTCGCAACATTCATCTGACGTACGTGATCGCAGGCGCGCTCGCCGGTCTCGGTGGTGCGTTGCAGGCGTTCAACATCGGTCACATCGATCCGGACATGGCGTTCTGGACGACGTCAGGCGAATTCGTCTTTATCGCCGTGCTCTCGGGCACCCGCTTCGCCTTCTCGCCGTTCATCGGCGCGCTGTTGCTCGAAGTGGCGCGGGCGATGGCGTATCGCTACGCACCGAATACGTGGCAAATCGTGATGGGCGCGATCATGCTCGCCATCATCGCCTTCCTGCCGGGCGGTCTCACGAGTCTGGGCCTGGGACGTCGCAAGGCTTCCGCCTCACATCCCGTCACGCAGACAGCGACCGCGAAAGTCGGCGCTTCGACCGACGCAGCATAA
- a CDS encoding ATP-binding cassette domain-containing protein, which produces MLEVGNLNVRFGATDILRGVQFSVPKGAIVGLIGRNGAGKTTTLRAIMGLVKANGGTLTFDGVDLVKAPSHERTALGIGYAPEDRRLIPDMTVEENLCVPAWALKAKDVQARLDKVYRIIPEAREWAPRRALQLSGGQQKLVAVGRALMTSSRLLMLDEPFEGVAPALSKRIAEVIGQMRGEGLAVVLSGADLQHAGAVLDNVHRIDRGQMVA; this is translated from the coding sequence ATGCTTGAAGTCGGAAATCTGAATGTGCGCTTCGGCGCAACGGACATTCTTCGGGGCGTGCAGTTCTCGGTACCGAAGGGCGCCATCGTCGGGCTGATTGGCCGCAACGGCGCGGGCAAGACGACGACGCTGCGCGCCATCATGGGGCTCGTGAAGGCGAACGGCGGCACGTTGACGTTCGATGGCGTCGATCTGGTCAAAGCGCCGTCGCACGAACGCACTGCACTGGGCATCGGTTATGCGCCGGAAGACCGCCGTCTGATCCCGGATATGACGGTTGAGGAAAACCTGTGCGTGCCTGCGTGGGCACTCAAGGCGAAGGATGTCCAGGCGCGCCTGGACAAGGTGTATCGCATCATTCCGGAAGCCCGCGAGTGGGCCCCGCGCCGTGCCTTGCAATTGTCGGGTGGCCAGCAGAAACTGGTGGCCGTCGGCCGCGCGCTGATGACGAGTTCGCGCCTGCTGATGCTCGACGAACCGTTCGAAGGCGTGGCCCCGGCGCTCTCGAAGCGCATTGCCGAAGTGATCGGCCAGATGCGCGGCGAAGGCCTCGCCGTCGTTCTCTCGGGCGCGGACTTGCAACACGCCGGTGCGGTGCTCGATAACGTCCACCGGATCGATCGCGGCCAGATGGTCGCGTAA
- a CDS encoding RCC1 domain-containing protein has translation MAEGTLVAAAATLAAPVSNEAKNGAVNPPDLSARGATFTVKSYPTMADGDYVQLFFTVDGVRTQVGEYDVSDTKVGTDLVITVPKATMTAALNKTIGVDYVVSPFEGDDLTSASLPLFIGVRAVTKLIAPVVVEATGDQLDVEFLDYGISVRIPIYAGMAINDEIRLLIGTPGESTFYTDKIKVRAVRAVTFSVPPNAIVPFKNRKMPVAYEVMRTGVVTPIPSEVLGVKVGEVEDPNLLAVPVISEATGSVLNPDLAPTGVTALIGPYAGIADGDYVHVVWAGGPPAGAEWYLDISEKYLNAPYPLRIPVNKITPFIGQKVTLSYSKEMPDGSWQPSKALVLDVKRESAAVAAPVVPSSANGQLDIRDVDPATGVVVTVPANAGIRQGDVITLYWDSEVDEGDYTSNPYIVKATDVGQDIRFTVPYSRVRAGGEKMADVSYDITRGAAVVFTGEVTELVVRNAVTPAAEIVQAINDRLNPDDCPNGVHVRIPATAKLRLNDEVTVTLRGAPGGGTMTQTAKVTQTQAGGELIVVLPKSVAQANIGRTISLEYSLKRANGGAQEVAPPARFDVVAVPGKGQLLVMGARNLFGDPLASRTAQFMSSFVRATRQPVKALWKYDDESEVTLATTFRDRRPWMTLQVSTQDDVVTLNPVNIFRIGIGGNAQGQMMALTNRGSVVSWGANAPAVTGAMPSTLYTLDDVIDVASTNYAFALRRLNGRIAVWGHASYGGVLPADFSVTDARRIVGTQFAFALVRNNGQLAAWGHPSYGGQLSAEAKAVTDGRMVYSTTAGAFACVRAGGNVTCWGHASYGANPGKDILNFTDILGVRGTWYAFVAYRRNGTVVAWGDHSHGGLVPPNIASRFDIVVPGAASAHAFTAITANKEVVAWGHADYGGKVPDDIASFTDIEETTATQAAVCARRSNGSVVAWGHTSYGAVVPADIARRNDIVQVAATNSAFAALCQDGTVVAWGNQNDGGNTAPVAGQLRNVVAVYAGPQCFVAVLEHGGIVTWGLAAAGGNSAAVQQFLGTNLTYLATAASRGRIVVAS, from the coding sequence ATGGCGGAAGGCACTCTGGTCGCTGCGGCGGCAACCCTTGCGGCGCCGGTTAGCAACGAAGCAAAGAACGGGGCGGTCAATCCGCCGGACTTGTCGGCGCGCGGTGCGACCTTCACGGTCAAGAGCTATCCGACGATGGCCGACGGCGACTACGTCCAGTTGTTCTTCACGGTCGATGGCGTGCGCACGCAGGTCGGTGAGTACGACGTCTCGGACACCAAGGTCGGTACGGACCTCGTGATTACGGTGCCCAAGGCGACCATGACCGCAGCGCTGAACAAGACGATCGGCGTCGATTATGTGGTGTCGCCGTTCGAAGGGGACGATCTGACGTCTGCGTCGTTGCCGCTGTTCATCGGGGTTCGGGCGGTGACCAAGCTTATCGCGCCGGTGGTGGTGGAGGCGACGGGAGATCAGCTGGACGTCGAATTTCTCGACTACGGTATCTCTGTGCGAATTCCGATCTACGCGGGCATGGCGATCAATGACGAGATCCGTCTGCTGATAGGCACGCCGGGCGAATCGACGTTTTACACCGACAAGATCAAAGTACGCGCGGTGCGAGCGGTGACATTCTCGGTGCCGCCAAACGCCATCGTGCCGTTCAAGAACCGGAAGATGCCGGTGGCCTACGAGGTGATGCGCACGGGTGTCGTCACGCCGATCCCCTCGGAGGTGCTGGGTGTGAAGGTCGGCGAGGTGGAGGATCCGAACCTGCTGGCCGTGCCGGTGATCAGCGAAGCGACCGGCAGCGTTCTGAACCCGGATCTGGCGCCCACGGGGGTGACGGCGCTCATCGGCCCGTACGCGGGCATTGCCGATGGCGACTACGTGCACGTGGTGTGGGCCGGTGGTCCGCCAGCAGGCGCGGAGTGGTATCTGGACATCTCGGAAAAGTACCTGAACGCGCCGTATCCGCTGCGCATTCCGGTGAACAAGATCACACCGTTCATCGGGCAAAAAGTCACGCTGTCGTACTCGAAGGAAATGCCGGACGGGTCGTGGCAACCGTCAAAAGCGCTGGTGCTGGACGTCAAACGCGAGTCGGCTGCGGTGGCCGCGCCGGTGGTGCCGTCGTCGGCGAACGGGCAACTGGATATTCGCGACGTGGACCCGGCGACAGGCGTAGTCGTGACGGTGCCAGCCAACGCGGGCATACGTCAGGGTGATGTGATTACGCTGTACTGGGACAGCGAGGTCGACGAGGGCGATTACACGAGCAATCCGTATATCGTCAAAGCGACGGACGTGGGGCAGGACATCCGCTTTACGGTGCCCTACTCGCGGGTGAGGGCCGGTGGCGAGAAGATGGCGGATGTGAGTTACGACATCACGCGCGGTGCGGCGGTGGTCTTTACCGGGGAAGTGACGGAGTTGGTGGTTCGCAATGCGGTGACTCCGGCGGCGGAAATCGTCCAGGCGATAAACGACCGTCTGAATCCGGACGACTGTCCGAACGGGGTGCATGTGCGCATTCCGGCCACGGCGAAGTTGCGACTGAACGACGAGGTGACGGTGACGCTGCGAGGTGCGCCGGGCGGGGGCACGATGACGCAGACGGCCAAGGTGACGCAGACGCAAGCCGGGGGTGAGTTGATCGTAGTGCTGCCCAAGAGTGTGGCGCAAGCCAATATCGGACGAACCATCTCACTGGAGTACTCGCTCAAGCGCGCGAATGGCGGAGCGCAAGAGGTGGCGCCGCCTGCGCGCTTCGATGTCGTGGCGGTACCGGGCAAGGGGCAGTTGCTGGTAATGGGGGCGCGCAACTTGTTCGGCGATCCTCTCGCGTCCCGTACGGCGCAATTCATGAGCAGCTTCGTGCGTGCCACGCGTCAGCCGGTGAAGGCGCTGTGGAAATACGACGATGAGAGCGAGGTGACACTCGCCACGACCTTCCGGGACCGGCGTCCGTGGATGACGCTTCAGGTCAGCACGCAGGACGATGTTGTGACGTTGAACCCGGTCAACATTTTCAGGATCGGCATTGGGGGTAACGCCCAGGGTCAAATGATGGCCTTGACCAACCGCGGAAGTGTTGTGAGCTGGGGCGCTAACGCGCCCGCCGTCACGGGGGCGATGCCATCGACGCTGTACACGCTTGACGACGTGATCGATGTCGCTTCGACGAACTATGCCTTTGCGCTGCGTCGGCTTAACGGTCGCATCGCGGTATGGGGCCATGCGTCCTACGGCGGTGTGCTTCCGGCGGATTTCTCGGTGACGGATGCCAGACGGATCGTGGGCACCCAATTCGCCTTTGCCCTTGTGCGCAACAACGGTCAATTGGCGGCATGGGGACATCCGAGCTACGGCGGACAACTCAGTGCAGAGGCCAAGGCGGTCACCGACGGGCGCATGGTCTATTCCACCACCGCCGGCGCGTTCGCGTGTGTGCGGGCAGGCGGGAATGTGACCTGCTGGGGGCACGCTTCGTACGGCGCCAATCCGGGGAAGGACATTCTCAACTTCACCGACATTCTCGGCGTGCGCGGCACCTGGTACGCCTTCGTGGCCTATCGCCGTAACGGCACCGTCGTGGCGTGGGGCGACCATTCGCACGGCGGACTCGTGCCGCCCAATATTGCGTCGCGTTTCGATATCGTCGTGCCCGGAGCGGCGTCGGCGCACGCGTTTACCGCCATCACGGCGAACAAGGAGGTTGTGGCGTGGGGGCATGCCGATTACGGCGGCAAGGTGCCGGATGATATTGCAAGCTTTACCGATATTGAGGAGACGACCGCGACGCAGGCCGCAGTTTGCGCGCGTCGCAGCAATGGCTCGGTAGTGGCTTGGGGGCACACATCATACGGGGCAGTCGTACCCGCCGACATTGCACGTCGCAACGACATCGTGCAGGTGGCAGCCACGAATTCTGCGTTCGCTGCTTTGTGTCAGGACGGTACGGTCGTGGCTTGGGGGAATCAGAACGATGGCGGAAATACGGCACCGGTCGCAGGACAGTTGAGAAACGTTGTCGCGGTGTACGCAGGCCCCCAGTGTTTCGTGGCTGTGTTGGAACACGGCGGCATCGTGACCTGGGGCCTGGCCGCTGCGGGCGGTAACAGCGCCGCTGTTCAACAGTTTCTCGGCACGAACCTCACGTATCTCGCCACGGCAGCCTCGCGTGGCCGGATCGTCGTGGCGTCCTGA
- a CDS encoding iron-containing alcohol dehydrogenase has product MNAFRFQTVPTVVVEFGAARRLGALLREQFASAKRLCVVTDGFLHKSGLLAPALADLTKHDWQVSVIDDVIADPPEHVVLEAAERARAADAEIVLGLGGGSSMDVAKLLAVLLPGTQSLKDMYGVKKVTGTRLPLVQMPTTAGTGSEVTAVSIVTTGETTKMGVVAPQLFADLAILDAELTLGLPRAATAATGIDAMVHAIEAYTSAHLKNPVSDMLAVKALELLSRNLLPACNDGANREAREAMLVGAMFAGQSFANSPVAAVHALAYPIGGIFHVAHGLSNALVLSHVMRFNAPAASKLYAELADVILPVKATGSDEAKTDALIRHIESMIVDTAIPRTLREVGVKQDDIARMASDAMLQTRLLVNNPREVSEADAFAIYSAAF; this is encoded by the coding sequence ATGAACGCATTTCGTTTCCAGACGGTCCCCACCGTCGTCGTGGAATTCGGCGCAGCGCGCCGCCTGGGTGCGCTGCTGCGCGAGCAGTTTGCGTCAGCCAAACGCCTGTGCGTGGTCACGGACGGCTTTTTGCATAAGAGCGGTCTGCTCGCACCGGCGCTGGCCGATCTGACGAAGCACGACTGGCAGGTGTCGGTCATCGACGACGTGATCGCCGATCCGCCCGAGCACGTGGTGCTCGAAGCCGCAGAGCGTGCGCGCGCGGCAGACGCCGAAATCGTGCTCGGCCTGGGCGGTGGCTCGTCGATGGACGTGGCCAAGCTGCTCGCGGTACTGCTGCCGGGCACGCAATCGCTCAAGGACATGTACGGCGTGAAGAAGGTGACGGGCACGCGCCTGCCGCTGGTACAAATGCCGACGACCGCAGGCACTGGCTCGGAAGTCACGGCCGTGTCGATCGTGACGACGGGCGAGACGACGAAGATGGGTGTCGTCGCACCGCAACTCTTTGCCGACCTCGCGATTCTCGACGCGGAACTCACACTCGGCCTGCCGCGCGCAGCCACTGCCGCCACGGGTATCGACGCGATGGTGCACGCGATCGAAGCCTATACGTCGGCACACCTGAAAAATCCGGTCTCGGACATGCTCGCCGTGAAGGCCCTGGAATTGCTCTCGCGCAATCTCCTGCCCGCCTGCAACGATGGCGCAAACCGTGAAGCGCGCGAAGCCATGCTCGTCGGCGCGATGTTCGCCGGACAATCGTTCGCCAACTCGCCGGTGGCCGCCGTCCACGCCCTCGCCTACCCGATCGGTGGCATCTTCCACGTCGCCCACGGCCTGTCGAACGCGCTGGTGCTCTCGCACGTCATGCGCTTCAATGCACCCGCTGCCAGCAAGCTTTACGCAGAACTCGCCGACGTGATTCTTCCCGTGAAGGCAACCGGCAGCGATGAAGCCAAGACCGATGCCTTGATCCGGCACATCGAGTCGATGATCGTCGACACCGCCATTCCCCGCACGCTGCGCGAAGTGGGCGTCAAGCAGGACGACATCGCACGTATGGCCAGCGACGCCATGCTTCAGACCCGCCTTCTCGTCAATAACCCCCGCGAAGTCTCCGAAGCCGACGCCTTCGCGATTTACTCGGCAGCGTTCTGA
- a CDS encoding Ig-like domain-containing protein yields MDRDDVSVLAAAAAVLEAPRVTEANGNKLDPATDPATVEIPVYTGKALDDLVTVNWRGRSAAASFSDALRVSASAVTRVQRFSVPGTVILAGEGGTVSATYTVTRRNGVTDTSRTLTLQIGEPAPEPGLVDPPVIDGVVGGVLNLESVPAQGASATIRPYAGMARFDVVFINVDNARWEDAKRIELPTDVNQPVRFTIPREVLASISGREVVVKTQVMLANGTLIHSNDSRIRVLEPVGALPAVEVPQAQSQAIDPVTLNTPTVQVRVRPYPGIATGDVVELTWTNASGAPAPFVARSTVGATPQDDIVFEVPRIHVDQNVDRSASIAYAVVRGTAMPVRSAAYLLYVGAPFDAPATIDLAVHGYVIGERPPLAPPDFAMLTREARFGTAPYTYRSDDTTVAQIDANGRVTATGNGTTRITATDRLGQSRSFTLTVRGARRMFFVSGNATQSGARTACTAAGLVLPSVDEVQAFWRTYFPSSGPVGRHMGWLSYHFWTSTPLDAATAVTYDLSGGSEERNVGGRRLTDRLQVVGITPP; encoded by the coding sequence ATGGATCGCGACGACGTATCGGTATTGGCAGCCGCTGCGGCAGTCCTTGAAGCGCCGAGAGTTACCGAAGCTAACGGTAACAAGCTCGACCCTGCGACGGACCCGGCAACAGTGGAAATTCCCGTGTACACGGGCAAGGCGCTGGACGACCTCGTCACCGTGAATTGGCGAGGCCGCTCGGCAGCCGCAAGCTTTTCAGATGCGCTACGGGTGAGCGCGTCTGCCGTGACGCGAGTGCAGCGTTTTTCCGTGCCGGGCACCGTCATCCTTGCGGGCGAGGGAGGGACGGTCAGCGCGACCTATACCGTGACACGCCGCAACGGGGTGACCGACACGTCCCGCACGCTCACCCTGCAGATCGGTGAGCCTGCGCCGGAGCCGGGACTCGTCGATCCGCCAGTCATCGACGGCGTTGTGGGCGGCGTGTTGAATCTGGAGAGCGTCCCTGCACAAGGTGCATCGGCGACGATCCGGCCCTATGCGGGAATGGCGCGCTTCGATGTCGTTTTCATCAACGTCGATAACGCCAGGTGGGAAGACGCGAAACGCATCGAGCTGCCCACCGACGTCAACCAGCCGGTGCGTTTCACCATTCCTCGCGAGGTGCTGGCCAGCATCTCGGGACGCGAAGTGGTGGTGAAAACGCAGGTCATGCTGGCGAACGGCACGCTCATTCACTCGAACGATTCGCGGATACGGGTGCTGGAACCTGTTGGTGCGCTGCCCGCCGTCGAAGTGCCGCAAGCCCAGTCTCAGGCGATCGATCCTGTCACGCTCAATACCCCTACGGTGCAAGTGCGGGTCAGGCCTTATCCGGGCATTGCAACCGGCGATGTGGTGGAGCTTACCTGGACCAACGCCAGCGGCGCACCGGCCCCGTTCGTGGCCCGCAGTACGGTGGGGGCGACACCTCAGGATGACATTGTCTTCGAAGTCCCGCGCATTCACGTCGACCAGAACGTCGATCGGTCGGCGTCGATTGCATACGCCGTAGTGCGCGGCACCGCGATGCCCGTGCGCTCGGCGGCCTATCTGTTGTATGTGGGCGCGCCCTTCGATGCGCCCGCGACGATCGATCTGGCCGTACATGGGTATGTCATCGGCGAGAGGCCGCCGCTTGCGCCCCCCGATTTCGCCATGCTCACACGCGAGGCGAGATTCGGCACGGCACCCTACACGTATCGCTCGGATGACACCACTGTGGCGCAGATCGATGCCAACGGGCGCGTGACGGCAACCGGCAACGGTACGACGAGGATTACCGCGACGGACCGCCTCGGCCAATCGCGCAGTTTCACCCTGACGGTGCGCGGCGCACGACGGATGTTTTTCGTCAGCGGTAATGCGACCCAATCGGGCGCACGCACCGCATGTACCGCTGCGGGGCTGGTGTTGCCGAGCGTGGACGAAGTTCAGGCGTTCTGGCGAACTTATTTCCCCAGCAGCGGGCCGGTGGGTCGTCATATGGGGTGGCTCAGTTACCACTTTTGGACGAGTACACCGTTGGACGCGGCGACCGCAGTGACGTACGACCTGAGCGGCGGGTCCGAGGAGAGAAATGTGGGCGGCCGCCGCCTGACGGATCGACTCCAGGTGGTGGGCATCACACCCCCGTGA
- a CDS encoding DUF1801 domain-containing protein — protein sequence MTKAFPSPDEASALIDARITELTDWRGDMLARLRAIVTRAAPDIVEQWKWRVPVWSCDGILCTGETYKATVKLTFPKGASLPDPTGLFNASLEGNTRRAIDFREGAAIDEKALINLIREAIKANRR from the coding sequence ATGACGAAGGCCTTTCCCTCTCCCGACGAAGCCTCTGCACTTATCGACGCCCGCATCACTGAGCTCACAGACTGGCGCGGCGATATGCTCGCCCGCCTTCGCGCCATCGTGACCCGCGCAGCGCCCGATATCGTCGAGCAATGGAAGTGGCGCGTGCCCGTCTGGTCCTGTGACGGAATCCTATGCACCGGCGAAACCTATAAGGCCACCGTCAAACTGACCTTCCCCAAGGGCGCTTCGCTCCCCGACCCCACAGGTCTCTTCAACGCCAGCCTCGAAGGTAATACCCGCCGCGCCATCGATTTCCGTGAAGGCGCCGCCATCGACGAGAAAGCGTTGATCAATCTCATTCGCGAAGCAATCAAGGCGAATCGCCGTTAA
- a CDS encoding autoinducer binding domain-containing protein, producing the protein MHLLEAMDKDCNGITDAQTLFQRIDAFSKRIGFEYTCYGFRSHHSATQSELHIFDTYPPGWMDYYAKHNFIEVDPTVVVGQHSDRLVIWRDPSLPPANAFWEAASRFGLNHGVARSSWGPHGEFGLLNFGRTHPPLDATEIASLRVGMGAIANYTHEAMSRLLRPKRPPFDIDALSMREREVLLWTAEGKTADEIGQILGISARTVNFHIRNCLDKTGCRNKVQSAIRLVMWR; encoded by the coding sequence ATGCATTTGCTCGAAGCAATGGATAAGGACTGCAACGGCATTACCGATGCGCAAACATTGTTTCAGCGCATCGATGCGTTCTCCAAACGGATTGGCTTCGAGTACACGTGTTACGGCTTTCGCAGCCATCACAGCGCAACGCAGTCGGAGCTGCATATCTTCGACACGTATCCGCCGGGTTGGATGGACTATTACGCAAAGCATAATTTCATCGAAGTCGACCCGACCGTGGTCGTGGGCCAGCACAGCGACCGCCTGGTGATCTGGCGCGATCCGTCGCTACCTCCGGCGAACGCTTTCTGGGAAGCCGCTTCGCGATTCGGACTCAATCATGGCGTCGCCCGATCTAGCTGGGGGCCGCACGGCGAATTCGGGCTGCTGAATTTCGGACGCACGCACCCCCCACTAGATGCCACTGAGATCGCTTCGTTGCGTGTGGGGATGGGGGCGATTGCAAACTATACGCACGAGGCAATGAGCCGCCTTCTGCGGCCGAAACGCCCCCCTTTCGACATCGACGCACTCTCTATGCGCGAACGTGAGGTGCTACTGTGGACCGCAGAGGGAAAGACGGCCGACGAGATCGGCCAAATCCTCGGTATTTCCGCACGAACGGTCAATTTTCACATCCGCAACTGTCTCGACAAAACGGGATGCCGCAACAAGGTTCAAAGTGCCATACGGCTTGTCATGTGGCGTTGA